A single Abyssisolibacter fermentans DNA region contains:
- a CDS encoding DUF4312 family protein produces the protein MNNDLLNKNLIEEKNIVITLNSEGKTVEEAINNVFIKLRKDIYSKVEGYLVHMVPEKFIIKNYQVEEKIEKFLMFFLPQKRTKYILTAEVSVKVKFLRNIK, from the coding sequence ATGAATAATGATTTATTAAATAAAAACTTAATTGAAGAAAAAAACATTGTAATAACATTAAATTCTGAAGGGAAAACAGTAGAAGAAGCTATTAATAATGTATTCATTAAGTTAAGAAAAGACATTTATTCAAAAGTGGAAGGATACTTAGTCCATATGGTTCCTGAAAAATTCATTATAAAAAATTATCAAGTAGAAGAAAAAATAGAAAAATTTCTTATGTTTTTTCTTCCTCAGAAAAGGACTAAATACATATTAACAGCGGAAGTAAGTGTTAAAGTTAAATTTCTGAGGAATATAAAATAA
- a CDS encoding DUF4311 domain-containing protein, whose amino-acid sequence MFELVIKSIIVGALAGAGIAGGAARMFHAPEVQGMGAFRTLGEMNACSGDPVSHFTFGLGLLFSSAASVVGTGSLSSDVLHRIVPNWSAAVVISKTKKKDSAQNPFFMLMAGAIVGAIVVTFLNTLASSIPSGMAEIAEQVVTPAAKFILMPVLPVAFWLAALDAGKWQGILATIFGGLAQYIMGNATPGCILGILAGQSVEDSGFNSKGSKAFIIFISIMFLAIAYFRGKINI is encoded by the coding sequence ATGTTTGAATTGGTTATCAAATCAATAATTGTCGGTGCATTAGCTGGTGCTGGTATTGCCGGTGGAGCAGCTAGAATGTTTCATGCACCAGAAGTGCAAGGAATGGGAGCTTTTAGAACATTAGGAGAAATGAATGCTTGCTCCGGAGATCCAGTGTCACATTTTACATTTGGTCTTGGTTTACTTTTTAGCTCAGCAGCTTCTGTAGTAGGAACAGGCTCATTAAGTTCAGATGTTTTACACAGAATTGTACCAAACTGGTCTGCTGCTGTTGTTATATCAAAAACTAAGAAAAAAGATAGTGCTCAAAATCCGTTTTTTATGTTAATGGCTGGTGCTATAGTGGGTGCAATTGTAGTTACGTTCTTAAATACTCTAGCTAGCAGTATACCTAGCGGCATGGCGGAAATTGCTGAACAAGTTGTTACTCCTGCAGCAAAATTTATTTTAATGCCAGTGTTACCTGTTGCTTTTTGGCTTGCTGCATTGGATGCTGGAAAATGGCAAGGTATTCTAGCAACAATATTTGGAGGATTAGCTCAATATATTATGGGTAATGCTACTCCTGGTTGTATATTAGGTATACTTGCAGGACAATCAGTAGAAGATTCTGGTTTCAATAGTAAGGGAAGCAAAGCATTTATAATATTCATTAGTATTATGTTCTTAGCTATAGCATACTTTAGAGGAAAGATAAATATATAA
- a CDS encoding SFCGS family glycine-rich protein gives MKEIKVVIGHRLGKGFKVAKGVEKAGGKAIVIPGVGADMKLGDVMHKENADIGISFCGGGGGGALAAGNKYGYKATYDLRSIESGITAIKKGYKVLGFSFLDVEELGSKIVEAYKKKDND, from the coding sequence ATGAAAGAAATTAAGGTAGTAATAGGACACAGACTAGGAAAAGGTTTTAAAGTTGCTAAAGGAGTTGAAAAAGCAGGAGGTAAAGCTATTGTGATTCCTGGAGTTGGTGCAGATATGAAACTGGGTGATGTTATGCATAAAGAAAATGCAGATATAGGAATAAGTTTTTGTGGAGGCGGAGGAGGTGGAGCTTTAGCCGCAGGTAACAAATATGGGTATAAGGCAACATATGATTTACGTTCAATAGAAAGTGGAATTACAGCAATAAAAAAAGGCTATAAAGTTTTAGGATTCAGTTTTTTAGATGTTGAAGAACTAGGTTCTAAAATAGTTGAAGCTTATAAGAAAAAGGATAATGATTAA
- a CDS encoding amidohydrolase/deacetylase family metallohydrolase — translation MCTYDVILKGGKIIDHKINLYGDYDILIHNGYIHEIGKSIITEKTTRIIDVSGMYIIPGLIDMHTHVYPDETSLGINADDIGVNMGISTVVDAGSAGALNFEKFRDDVIKNSKTNVYSFLNISKYGLKHGGELTDLNNIDLNLNKKVINDNRAYIKGIKVRASKSVVGKLGIKPIMIAKKFAKEMKLPLMVHIGNEPPKIIDVLNILDKGDIVTHIYHGKPGGMFDCNGKVLKEVEEAYKRGVIFDVGHGTASFNFNIAKAAIKLGLKPRTISTDIHARNFNSPVKSLLITMSKFLVLGLSVEEILECVSRNASKILDVDNHIFKGNIADIAVLELKNNTIEVEDSDQNKMNILEHFIIKYAINKNNIKQF, via the coding sequence ATGTGTACGTATGATGTAATACTAAAAGGTGGAAAGATTATAGATCATAAAATTAATTTGTATGGAGATTATGACATACTAATTCATAATGGATATATACACGAAATAGGAAAAAGCATAATAACTGAAAAGACAACAAGAATAATTGATGTAAGTGGTATGTACATTATACCAGGTTTGATTGATATGCATACTCATGTATACCCAGATGAGACAAGCCTTGGAATTAATGCTGATGATATAGGAGTTAATATGGGTATTAGTACAGTTGTTGATGCTGGTAGTGCAGGAGCACTAAATTTTGAAAAATTTAGGGATGATGTAATTAAAAACAGTAAAACCAATGTATATAGTTTTTTAAACATATCAAAATATGGTTTGAAACATGGAGGTGAATTAACTGATTTAAATAATATTGATCTGAATTTAAACAAGAAAGTAATTAATGATAATAGAGCTTACATAAAAGGAATAAAAGTTAGAGCTAGTAAGTCAGTTGTAGGAAAGCTGGGAATTAAACCTATTATGATTGCAAAAAAGTTTGCAAAAGAAATGAAATTACCTTTAATGGTTCATATTGGAAACGAACCACCAAAAATTATTGATGTGCTTAATATACTTGATAAGGGAGATATAGTAACTCATATATATCATGGAAAACCTGGTGGAATGTTTGATTGTAATGGTAAAGTATTAAAAGAAGTTGAAGAAGCTTATAAAAGAGGTGTCATATTTGATGTTGGTCATGGTACTGCGAGTTTCAATTTTAATATTGCAAAAGCAGCTATAAAATTAGGACTCAAACCAAGAACGATTAGTACAGATATTCATGCTAGAAACTTCAATTCACCTGTAAAAAGCTTGCTAATTACTATGTCAAAGTTTTTAGTATTAGGGTTGAGTGTTGAAGAAATACTTGAATGTGTTAGTAGGAATGCTTCAAAAATATTGGATGTAGATAACCATATATTTAAAGGAAATATTGCGGATATAGCGGTGCTAGAATTAAAAAATAATACAATTGAAGTTGAAGATTCAGACCAAAATAAAATGAATATACTCGAACATTTCATTATCAAATATGCTATTAATAAAAATAACATTAAACAGTTCTAA
- a CDS encoding DgaE family pyridoxal phosphate-dependent ammonia lyase — MNIYESIGLSKVINSSGKMTPLGVSTIDNKVGEYMKEAGMSFVKIDSLIDKAGEIISRYTGGEDACVTIGASAGIAISTAACIAKNNISVIEKLPISDGLRNEIILQKGHAVNFGASLTQMVRLGGGVPIEIGQANKVQDFHIEDAINDKTAALLYVKSHHAVQKGMVPIEKMVEIAHKHNLPIIIDSAAEEDLRKYITLGVDLVIYSGGKAIEGPTSGFISGRKDLIQCCKLQYKGIGRAMKVGKENIMGLLKALELYENRNNEKIVKNQKKNMEWLSEEINKIEGLSASITQDEAGRAIYRTRIKIDSKVLGVDAYYIINELEKGNPSIYTRNHYANLGIINVDPRPLQKGEEKIILERFQNIVENIK, encoded by the coding sequence ATGAATATATACGAATCAATTGGATTGTCTAAGGTTATAAACTCAAGTGGGAAAATGACACCTTTAGGGGTGTCAACAATTGATAATAAAGTTGGAGAATATATGAAGGAAGCAGGAATGAGTTTTGTGAAAATAGACTCATTAATTGATAAAGCTGGTGAGATAATTTCAAGATATACAGGGGGAGAGGATGCTTGTGTTACAATTGGAGCTTCCGCAGGAATTGCTATATCAACTGCAGCATGTATAGCAAAGAATAATATTTCAGTGATTGAAAAATTGCCTATTAGTGATGGATTAAGAAATGAAATAATTCTGCAAAAGGGACATGCTGTAAATTTTGGAGCTTCACTAACACAGATGGTGAGACTAGGTGGAGGAGTGCCAATCGAAATAGGACAGGCAAACAAGGTACAAGATTTTCATATTGAAGATGCTATAAATGATAAAACAGCAGCTTTATTATATGTAAAATCTCATCACGCAGTACAAAAGGGGATGGTACCAATAGAAAAAATGGTTGAAATTGCCCATAAACATAATCTTCCTATAATAATAGATTCAGCAGCAGAAGAAGATTTAAGAAAATATATAACATTAGGAGTAGATTTAGTAATATACAGTGGTGGTAAGGCTATTGAAGGACCTACATCGGGATTTATTTCTGGTAGAAAGGATTTAATACAATGCTGTAAATTACAATACAAAGGCATTGGAAGAGCAATGAAGGTTGGAAAAGAAAATATTATGGGATTGTTAAAAGCATTAGAGCTTTATGAAAATAGAAATAATGAAAAAATTGTTAAAAATCAAAAGAAAAACATGGAATGGTTAAGTGAGGAAATAAATAAAATTGAAGGATTGAGTGCATCAATTACACAAGACGAAGCAGGAAGGGCAATATACAGAACGAGAATTAAAATTGATTCAAAAGTTTTAGGGGTTGATGCATACTATATTATAAATGAATTAGAAAAAGGAAACCCATCTATTTATACAAGAAATCACTATGCTAATTTAGGAATAATTAATGTAGATCCAAGACCCTTGCAAAAAGGAGAAGAGAAAATTATCTTAGAAAGATTTCAAAACATTGTTGAGAACATCAAATAA
- a CDS encoding DUF4310 family protein, whose translation MMQSSVINENVNKKDDFKIRANNFLMTEKAFIILMMLACAGVFAGTHIFLKFHTGSFSTTSVTVMLSGALESGDYAALIGFAGGFLIARILEGPLVGILDIGGSIMTGVGTGLPALFLSLGYKTVLDNFILSLIVGAGIGLTIAIIILVVRKIMPSGYNTMGTDVMMGAGNIVGKWFGPIIIIMALKYNFAAGMGAVIGAAICHKKDKPIIGGAVLGAMFLGAIYMYV comes from the coding sequence ATGATGCAAAGTAGTGTAATTAATGAAAACGTTAATAAAAAAGATGATTTTAAAATTAGAGCAAATAATTTTTTAATGACTGAAAAAGCATTTATCATTTTAATGATGCTAGCATGTGCCGGTGTATTTGCAGGAACGCACATTTTCTTAAAGTTTCATACAGGAAGCTTTAGTACTACATCGGTAACTGTTATGTTAAGTGGTGCATTAGAGAGTGGAGATTATGCAGCATTAATAGGTTTCGCTGGTGGTTTTTTAATAGCTAGGATATTGGAAGGACCATTAGTTGGTATTCTAGACATAGGTGGTTCAATAATGACTGGTGTAGGAACTGGATTGCCTGCTTTATTTCTTTCTCTAGGATATAAAACTGTTCTTGATAATTTTATTTTATCTTTGATAGTAGGAGCAGGTATTGGTTTAACTATAGCAATTATTATATTAGTAGTAAGAAAAATTATGCCAAGTGGATATAATACAATGGGAACTGATGTAATGATGGGAGCAGGAAATATCGTTGGAAAATGGTTTGGACCTATAATAATTATAATGGCTTTAAAGTATAATTTTGCAGCAGGAATGGGTGCAGTTATAGGAGCAGCAATATGTCATAAGAAAGATAAGCCAATTATTGGAGGTGCAGTATTAGGTGCAATGTTTTTAGGAGCGATATATATGTATGTATAG
- a CDS encoding glycosyltransferase yields the protein MGVSRKFVISKELLVRTNNKNNPVNKSLYDLIKKRKQKRKNVIDKNLEEKSVTVITCTHRPNKMNQVFQNYSRQLYRNKELIVVLNKNCMSLTDWKNESKKYKNVQVFQLDESLTYGECKNFAIDKSNNDFITFFDDDDYYGPSYLKKSIPAFTYTKAGIIGKRAAYIYFLDKKILAIQHPKFENRYVDWVLDSSMVFKREVFDKIRYPLNFPRGADWEVQREAYKRGYKIYATDKSNYVVIRASRKDGHLWKITDEELLKRCAIVGTVQDFTKYVNS from the coding sequence ATGGGTGTTTCACGTAAATTTGTAATTAGTAAAGAATTACTAGTAAGAACTAACAATAAAAACAATCCAGTTAATAAATCTTTATATGATTTAATTAAAAAGAGGAAACAAAAAAGAAAAAATGTTATTGATAAAAATTTAGAAGAAAAAAGTGTTACGGTTATCACTTGCACCCACCGTCCTAATAAAATGAATCAAGTCTTTCAGAATTATTCTAGACAATTATATAGGAATAAAGAGTTAATTGTTGTACTCAATAAAAATTGTATGAGTTTAACCGATTGGAAAAATGAGTCTAAAAAATACAAAAACGTTCAAGTTTTTCAACTAGACGAAAGCTTGACATATGGAGAGTGTAAAAACTTTGCTATTGATAAATCAAATAATGACTTTATAACTTTCTTTGATGATGATGATTATTATGGTCCCAGCTATCTAAAAAAATCTATACCAGCTTTTACTTATACAAAAGCTGGTATAATCGGAAAAAGAGCCGCATATATTTACTTTCTTGATAAAAAAATTCTTGCTATACAACATCCTAAATTTGAAAATCGCTATGTTGACTGGGTACTTGATTCTAGTATGGTTTTTAAAAGAGAAGTATTTGATAAAATTAGATATCCTTTAAATTTTCCTCGAGGAGCAGATTGGGAGGTACAAAGAGAAGCTTACAAAAGAGGATACAAAATATATGCAACAGATAAATCTAATTATGTAGTAATAAGAGCATCAAGAAAAGACGGTCATTTATGGAAAATTACAGATGAGGAGTTATTAAAAAGATGTGCTATTGTCGGTACTGTACAAGATTTTACTAAGTATGTTAATAGCTAA
- the dagF gene encoding 2-dehydro-3-deoxy-phosphogluconate aldolase, with the protein MQIKKFNFYKDKVALNLLAKDLENAKDVAKVLDGNVVIGILSKNFNTVEEAVTYAKRFLEELPVISIGLGAGDPNQWKMAAEIASETDPGHVNQVFTTAAYTAGLLKGKECKNTIVNALISPTGEVGKVKISTGPLSSDAKEAVVDVDTALSMLKDAGVNSIKFFHMKGTKHLEELKEVAKACVRVGIPLIEPTGGIEVENIYDIVKTCVDAGCDKVIPHVYSSAIDKETGLTDLDIVKKLYDEIKKVFE; encoded by the coding sequence ATGCAAATAAAAAAATTCAATTTTTATAAAGACAAAGTAGCATTAAATCTATTAGCAAAAGATTTAGAAAATGCTAAAGACGTAGCAAAGGTATTAGACGGTAATGTAGTTATTGGTATATTATCAAAGAACTTTAACACAGTTGAAGAGGCTGTTACATATGCAAAAAGATTTTTAGAAGAACTACCAGTAATATCAATAGGATTAGGTGCAGGAGATCCTAACCAATGGAAAATGGCTGCAGAAATTGCATCAGAGACAGACCCAGGACATGTAAATCAGGTTTTTACAACTGCAGCTTATACAGCAGGTCTTCTAAAAGGGAAGGAATGCAAAAATACAATAGTAAATGCACTTATCAGCCCAACTGGTGAAGTTGGTAAAGTAAAAATATCTACTGGACCTCTAAGCTCTGATGCAAAGGAAGCTGTTGTAGATGTAGATACTGCACTATCAATGCTAAAAGATGCAGGTGTAAACTCAATAAAATTCTTTCATATGAAGGGAACAAAGCATTTAGAAGAATTAAAAGAAGTAGCTAAAGCCTGTGTGAGAGTAGGTATACCATTAATAGAACCAACTGGTGGTATAGAAGTAGAAAATATATATGACATTGTTAAGACTTGTGTTGATGCTGGGTGTGATAAAGTTATACCACATGTATATAGCTCAGCTATTGATAAGGAAACTGGATTAACTGATTTAGATATAGTTAAGAAATTATATGATGAGATTAAAAAAGTTTTTGAGTAG
- a CDS encoding PRD domain-containing protein has product MDYSIIEDIVKKRVKNMHEINEKEIDKIIQCSIKILEFCKINSIEFDETAGIVFVSHITTFYERAKKKEYIKVDCELFAELGEELYKMGEKIIEIMNEYFNCIVPKDEILLISSHLGAMKERLNKEEC; this is encoded by the coding sequence ATGGATTATTCTATTATTGAAGATATAGTAAAAAAAAGGGTTAAAAACATGCACGAAATTAATGAAAAAGAAATAGATAAAATAATTCAATGTTCTATTAAAATATTGGAGTTTTGCAAAATTAATAGCATTGAATTTGATGAAACTGCAGGTATAGTATTTGTTTCTCATATTACAACATTTTATGAAAGAGCAAAGAAAAAAGAATATATCAAAGTGGATTGTGAGCTTTTTGCTGAACTAGGGGAAGAATTATATAAAATGGGAGAAAAAATAATAGAAATTATGAATGAATATTTTAATTGCATAGTTCCAAAAGATGAAATATTATTAATATCTTCACATTTAGGAGCAATGAAAGAAAGATTAAATAAGGAGGAATGTTAA
- a CDS encoding PRD domain-containing protein gives MIQLTERQRLIIKDLLNINNPISTKELAKKFNLSIRTIRYDLEAIEYWLKTRNIILIKRPNVGIWLDLKKREKDILKSEIITTNRQISVLSKVERFHYILFELLKSIEPVTAEFLANELGVSRTTIMKDLKEVKQELNKYEIELRSKPRIGYRVIGNEENIRKLIGDILIENMSSQELLLIVSNIDKKTKNNENSTFNIESLNNLSKQINIKDIKKAIKLSKVTNDFWIPDSSYVSLLVHIAIAMDRLLKGQNIELSPERINMIKDYKEYQIADEIGERLSEIYGVTVPEDEIANITLHLISSNLKLEYLYQENIFDTKDKLSEVVDKMIKVMKEYVLLSEYSYDKLKIDLLSHLKLTLKKYELNIISDNPLLDQIKANYCDSFDIARKMSEVFKVENNIELPESEIGYIALHLAAHIEISKQKKKKKALVVCTTGKGSAKILAMRIKNCIPQLDIVETVSMFELEDKHTLLNDIDLIISTVYLKSLDKPVIKVSPLINNIEINKIKSFINEEKSNIQLKEIQQGNYMLESIMNVVDKYISREDKEKLKMELSYLTGFLVNNSNKPTKQIEISERFAQMNSLILVEIGEMLKEISEKIEVNSDISSLWGIVIHIVMSIYRWQAGKYYKEKDFQKYKKENPEIYAIIKAYLDKISEDYDLEIPDTETVAIMRYLI, from the coding sequence ATGATTCAACTTACAGAAAGGCAAAGGCTAATAATTAAAGATTTACTTAATATAAATAATCCTATTTCAACAAAAGAACTAGCCAAGAAATTTAATTTAAGTATTAGGACTATTAGGTATGATTTGGAAGCTATTGAATACTGGTTAAAAACTAGAAATATTATTTTGATAAAGAGACCAAATGTAGGTATATGGTTGGATTTAAAGAAAAGAGAAAAAGACATTTTAAAAAGTGAAATAATTACAACTAATCGTCAGATAAGTGTATTATCGAAAGTTGAAAGATTTCATTATATACTCTTTGAATTACTTAAGTCAATAGAGCCTGTAACAGCAGAGTTCTTAGCTAATGAATTAGGTGTAAGCAGAACTACTATAATGAAAGACCTGAAAGAAGTTAAACAAGAGCTAAACAAATATGAAATTGAGTTACGAAGTAAACCAAGGATAGGTTACAGGGTTATTGGTAATGAAGAAAACATTAGAAAACTTATTGGCGATATACTTATTGAAAATATGAGCAGTCAAGAGCTGTTATTAATAGTTAGTAATATTGATAAAAAAACAAAAAACAATGAAAATTCAACTTTTAATATTGAATCGCTTAATAATTTATCAAAACAAATTAATATTAAAGATATTAAAAAGGCAATAAAACTAAGCAAAGTAACTAACGACTTTTGGATTCCAGACAGTTCTTATGTTTCTCTTCTTGTTCATATAGCAATAGCTATGGACAGATTATTAAAAGGACAAAATATTGAATTATCCCCAGAAAGGATAAATATGATTAAGGACTATAAAGAGTATCAGATAGCTGATGAAATAGGAGAAAGATTATCTGAGATTTATGGTGTTACAGTTCCAGAAGACGAAATAGCAAACATTACTCTTCATCTTATATCATCTAATCTTAAGCTAGAGTATTTGTATCAAGAAAACATATTTGACACAAAAGACAAATTAAGCGAGGTAGTAGACAAGATGATAAAAGTAATGAAGGAATATGTATTGTTGAGTGAGTATAGCTATGACAAATTGAAGATTGACTTATTATCGCACTTAAAATTAACATTGAAAAAATATGAATTGAATATTATATCAGATAATCCACTTTTAGACCAAATAAAAGCTAATTACTGTGACTCATTTGATATTGCAAGAAAGATGTCAGAAGTTTTTAAAGTAGAGAATAATATTGAATTACCTGAGAGTGAGATAGGATACATTGCTTTACACTTAGCAGCTCATATTGAAATATCTAAGCAGAAGAAAAAAAAGAAGGCGTTAGTAGTTTGCACTACTGGTAAAGGTTCAGCAAAAATATTAGCAATGAGAATTAAAAATTGTATACCTCAATTGGATATAGTAGAAACTGTATCTATGTTTGAACTTGAGGATAAACATACATTGTTAAATGATATTGATTTAATCATAAGTACAGTATACCTTAAGTCTTTAGATAAACCAGTAATAAAGGTAAGCCCTTTAATAAATAATATTGAAATAAATAAAATAAAATCTTTTATCAATGAAGAAAAGTCAAATATTCAGCTTAAAGAAATACAACAAGGAAATTATATGCTTGAATCTATAATGAATGTTGTAGATAAGTATATAAGTAGAGAGGATAAAGAAAAGCTGAAAATGGAGCTTAGCTACTTAACAGGTTTTTTAGTTAACAATTCTAATAAACCTACGAAACAGATAGAAATATCAGAACGATTTGCTCAAATGAACTCTTTAATATTAGTGGAAATAGGAGAAATGTTGAAAGAAATAAGTGAGAAAATTGAAGTTAACAGTGATATTTCAAGCTTGTGGGGGATAGTTATCCATATAGTAATGTCTATCTATAGGTGGCAAGCAGGTAAGTATTACAAAGAGAAAGATTTCCAAAAATATAAAAAAGAAAACCCTGAAATCTATGCTATTATCAAAGCGTATTTAGATAAAATTAGTGAAGATTATGATTTAGAAATACCAGATACTGAAACAGTAGCTATTATGAGATATTTAATCTAG
- a CDS encoding TetR/AcrR family transcriptional regulator, producing the protein MKGDYMSNKEIQRNRMMRYFIDAAAEIIENKGVDNVTIRNVANLAGYNSATLYNYFDNLHHLISLACIKFLKDYVKDLPSYIAKANNTYEKTLYIWECFCVHTFEKPEIFASIFIHSQQRTISGYIKDYYEIYPENLQDMSEDIRRMLTYNDLYDRTLVLLLQCHKDGYFNKEDLNDISELSYFIYTGMLLDILSNKYKGSVEEAVQKTMNYLKKLYNSFRINK; encoded by the coding sequence TTGAAAGGTGATTATATGTCAAATAAAGAAATTCAACGTAATCGAATGATGCGATACTTCATTGATGCTGCTGCTGAAATAATAGAAAATAAAGGTGTTGACAATGTAACAATTAGAAATGTAGCTAACTTGGCTGGTTACAATAGTGCAACGCTTTATAACTACTTTGATAATTTGCATCATTTAATATCTTTAGCTTGTATCAAATTTTTAAAGGACTATGTAAAAGATCTTCCTTCATATATAGCAAAAGCTAATAACACTTATGAAAAAACTCTCTATATTTGGGAATGTTTTTGTGTTCATACATTTGAGAAACCTGAAATATTTGCTTCTATATTTATACATAGTCAACAAAGAACTATAAGCGGATATATAAAAGATTATTATGAAATCTATCCAGAAAATTTACAAGACATGTCTGAAGATATAAGAAGAATGCTTACCTATAATGATTTATATGATAGAACTTTGGTACTTCTTTTACAATGCCATAAAGATGGATATTTTAACAAAGAAGATTTAAATGATATAAGTGAATTATCATATTTTATTTACACAGGTATGCTCTTAGATATTTTATCTAATAAATATAAAGGTTCAGTTGAAGAAGCTGTACAAAAAACAATGAATTATCTTAAAAAATTATATAATTCTTTTAGAATAAACAAATAA